Proteins encoded by one window of Dioscorea cayenensis subsp. rotundata cultivar TDr96_F1 chromosome 20, TDr96_F1_v2_PseudoChromosome.rev07_lg8_w22 25.fasta, whole genome shotgun sequence:
- the LOC120251045 gene encoding DNA damage-repair/toleration protein DRT102: MATTTENHPPSLKIYAGADAFGCDLKDALLSHLRSKPGIEVIDLGTDKYYTIAERIGHNVSSAAGKTTSGSETRGLLACGTGVGVSIFANKFPRVYAATCTSVDEAVNTRSINDCNVLSVGGMGTKAEEGVRILDAWLQTPFKAPCPASGGAPWPEDIQAFFDTSTQEMARIPSSVSNCAICCLRKGMEFEPVGIMPGGEMKIVRESPTSAILKFTAGSVEPAHHHTFGHDLLVIKGRKKVWNLTKGEAYELLEGDFLFTPAGDVHRVKYFEDTEFFIRWDGDWDIFLDEDLKAAADAIEKELGGNK; encoded by the coding sequence ATGGCCACCACCACCGAGAACCACCCCCCTTCTCTCAAGATCTACGCCGGTGCCGACGCCTTCGGCTGCGACCTCAAGGACGCCCTTCTCTCCCACCTCCGCTCCAAACCAGGAATCGAGGTCATCGACCTTGGCACCGACAAGTACTACACCATCGCCGAGCGCATCGGCCACAACGTCAGCTCCGCCGCCGGCAAAACAACCTCCGGATCCGAAACCCGCGGCCTCCTCGCCTGCGGCACCGGCGTCGGCGTCTCCATCTTCGCCAACAAGTTCCCGCGCGTCTACGCTGCCACATGCACTTCTGTCGATGAAGCGGTCAACACTAGATCCATCAATGATTGCAACGTCCTCTCCGTCGGCGGCATGGGCACCAAAGCTGAAGAGGGAGTCCGGATCCTTGATGCCTGGCTTCAAACCCCTTTCAAAGCCCCTTGCCCTGCCTCCGGCGGTGCACCCTGGCCGGAGGACATCCAGGCTTTCTTTGATACCTCCACTCAGGAAATGGCTCGCATCCCTTCCTCCGTATCCAACTGCGCCATCTGCTGTCTCCGCAAGGGGATGGAGTTCGAGCCAGTGGGGATCATGCCTGGCGGTGAGATGAAGATCGTGAGAGAGAGCCCTACTTCGGCGATTCTTAAGTTTACGGCGGGGAGTGTTGAACCTGCTCACCATCACACGTTCGGTCATGATTTGTTGGTGATAAAGGGGAGGAAGAAGGTGTGGAATCTCACCAAGGGTGAAGCGTATGAATTGCTGGAAGGGGACTTTCTCTTCACCCCAGCTGGGGATGTGCATCGTGTGAAGTACTTTGAGGATACTGAATTCTTCATCCGTTGGGATGGGGATTGGGATATCTTCCTGGATGAGGACCTCAAAGCTGCTGCTGATGCTATTGAGAAGGAACTTGGAGGGAACAAGTGA